The Amycolatopsis sp. DG1A-15b genome window below encodes:
- a CDS encoding Ig-like domain-containing protein, producing the protein MIRIAGLGLGALLLAACSGQTGTVGAAQPAGAIGAAGATGTATVPGVPAATVAFEGGDQLSPKDPIVVKASGGTLQAVVVTNPQTGNGVKGELSADKTSWTSTDRLRYGSTYQVVATAVNQAGAATEQRGEVRTVKPSGVATPALFQSASGDFGVGLIIGLKFDHDITDKATVEKSFKVTSSPAQDGGWYWVGKREVHFRPKDYWKPGSTVKLETTTFGMPIGGGLYGGQDVSATYKVHDSWIAKADGKTHQIKAYHNGQLVKTAPTSMGKTADTPPRGATPTFNGTHTVLGKEASKIMDSCSYGVCEGDPGYYKAPENWNVRISSDGEYLHENLKTVAVQGSDNVSNGCLNMNTENAKWFFDNFNVGDIVEVTNSGGPQLTINNGHGDWAISWTAWQAGSALRG; encoded by the coding sequence ATGATCCGCATCGCCGGACTCGGCCTGGGGGCCCTGCTGCTGGCGGCATGTAGTGGACAGACCGGCACCGTGGGGGCTGCGCAACCGGCCGGGGCGATCGGTGCGGCCGGAGCGACCGGGACGGCGACCGTACCCGGGGTACCGGCCGCGACCGTGGCGTTCGAGGGTGGGGACCAGCTGAGCCCGAAGGACCCGATCGTCGTCAAGGCGTCGGGTGGCACGTTGCAGGCGGTCGTGGTGACGAACCCGCAGACCGGCAACGGCGTCAAGGGCGAGCTCTCGGCGGACAAGACGTCGTGGACCAGCACGGACCGCCTCCGGTACGGGTCCACCTACCAGGTGGTCGCGACCGCGGTGAACCAGGCGGGCGCGGCGACCGAGCAGCGCGGGGAAGTGCGCACGGTCAAGCCGTCCGGGGTCGCGACTCCGGCGCTCTTCCAGTCAGCCTCGGGCGATTTCGGCGTCGGCCTGATCATCGGCCTGAAGTTCGACCACGACATCACCGACAAGGCCACGGTGGAGAAGTCCTTCAAGGTGACGTCCTCGCCCGCCCAGGACGGCGGCTGGTACTGGGTCGGCAAGCGCGAGGTGCACTTCCGGCCCAAGGACTACTGGAAGCCCGGCTCGACGGTGAAACTCGAGACCACGACTTTCGGCATGCCGATCGGGGGTGGCCTGTACGGCGGCCAGGACGTCTCGGCCACCTACAAGGTGCACGACTCCTGGATCGCCAAGGCGGACGGCAAGACCCACCAGATCAAGGCGTACCACAACGGGCAGCTGGTGAAGACCGCGCCGACCAGCATGGGCAAGACCGCCGACACCCCGCCGCGGGGCGCGACGCCGACCTTCAACGGCACGCACACCGTGCTGGGCAAGGAGGCCAGCAAGATCATGGACTCCTGCAGCTACGGCGTGTGCGAGGGCGACCCCGGCTACTACAAGGCACCGGAGAACTGGAACGTCCGGATCTCCAGCGACGGCGAATACCTGCACGAGAACCTGAAGACGGTCGCTGTGCAGGGCAGCGACAACGTCTCCAACGGCTGCCTCAACATGAACACCGAGAACGCCAAGTGGTTCTTCGACAACTTCAACGTCGGCGACATCGTCGAGGTCACCAACTCCGGCGGCCCGCAGCTGACCATCAACAACGGCCACGGCGACTGGGCCATCAGCTGGACGGCGTGGCAGGCCGGCAGCGCCTTGCGCGGCTGA
- a CDS encoding DUF72 domain-containing protein has translation MWTHKAWPGRFLPPSLPAKERLRAYAGWCTAVEGNTTFYATPARATVETWARQTDPGFRFVVKLPKVVTHERRFAGVEAEMRAFLDAIEPLGERAVLWTQLPGSFGPADVDALGRFLRRLPAGRRRAVEVRHPGFFTDDGSTALLEGTLAGAHAEWVPFDTTVFFQRPPASEAEQDAWAKKPRLPRRTRALTDRPIVRYLGRDSAEETIAGWRPWTAVVAGWLREGRSPTVFVHTPDNDDAPALARRFHDDVRALVPDLDPLPEPAPVEPATLF, from the coding sequence ATGTGGACCCACAAGGCGTGGCCCGGGCGGTTCCTGCCGCCGTCGCTGCCGGCCAAGGAACGGCTGCGGGCCTACGCCGGCTGGTGCACCGCGGTCGAAGGCAACACCACCTTCTACGCGACTCCCGCCCGGGCCACCGTCGAAACCTGGGCGCGGCAAACCGATCCCGGTTTCCGGTTCGTGGTCAAGCTGCCCAAGGTCGTCACGCACGAGCGCCGGTTCGCCGGGGTCGAAGCCGAGATGCGGGCGTTCCTGGACGCGATCGAACCCCTCGGCGAACGGGCGGTCCTGTGGACCCAGCTGCCCGGTTCGTTCGGCCCCGCGGACGTCGACGCCCTCGGCCGCTTCCTGCGCCGGCTCCCCGCCGGCCGCCGGCGCGCCGTGGAGGTGCGCCACCCCGGGTTCTTCACCGACGACGGCTCGACGGCGCTGCTGGAGGGGACGCTCGCCGGCGCGCACGCCGAGTGGGTGCCGTTCGACACCACGGTCTTCTTCCAGCGCCCGCCGGCGAGCGAGGCCGAGCAGGATGCCTGGGCCAAGAAACCGCGGCTGCCACGGCGGACGCGGGCGCTGACCGACCGGCCGATCGTCCGTTACCTGGGCCGGGACTCGGCCGAGGAGACGATCGCGGGGTGGCGGCCGTGGACGGCGGTGGTCGCGGGCTGGCTGCGTGAGGGCCGGTCGCCGACGGTGTTCGTGCACACCCCCGACAACGACGACGCCCCGGCGCTCGCCCGCCGGTTCCACGACGACGTGCGCGCGCTGGTGCCGGATCTCGACCCCCTGCCGGAGCCGGCGCCGGTGGAACCCGCGACCCTGTTCTGA
- a CDS encoding FkbM family methyltransferase, producing MERLVPDVTGFDPALAGRMLATVACTDADVIPKVADAGTCRDHEGTRVQVMHNGLLVEEGGYYGAWMSEIIRALRGHHEPQEEIVFHRILERLAADGGTPAMIEFGSFWMYYGLWFCHAIPAGRVVGLEPDPAWIDVGRRNAALNGYDDRVRFVQGALGADPGEPVAFEAESDQRVRDVPQHDLASLLAETGLDRVDLVLADVQGAETVLLARARGDLEAGRVRFLVVSTHHHTISGDPLTHQNALRLLLDAGAHVIAEHTVGESVSGDGLIAVSFDPRDKDFTVPVTHARYRDSLGGELEYDLAAAMAARAEAEESAGTATRHAGRLGDEIGHLRAELARTAAERDQYQAELEAVFATKLWRWARKPREIYGRLTHRH from the coding sequence GTGGAGCGGCTGGTTCCCGACGTCACGGGGTTCGATCCGGCCCTGGCCGGCCGGATGCTGGCCACCGTCGCCTGCACCGACGCCGACGTCATCCCGAAGGTCGCCGACGCCGGGACGTGCCGCGACCACGAAGGCACCCGCGTGCAGGTCATGCACAACGGGCTGCTCGTCGAGGAGGGCGGCTACTACGGCGCCTGGATGTCCGAGATCATCCGGGCCCTGCGCGGCCACCACGAACCGCAGGAAGAGATCGTCTTCCACCGGATACTCGAACGCCTCGCCGCCGACGGCGGGACACCCGCCATGATCGAGTTCGGCAGCTTCTGGATGTACTACGGCCTCTGGTTCTGCCACGCCATCCCCGCCGGCCGGGTCGTCGGCCTCGAGCCGGACCCCGCCTGGATCGACGTCGGCCGCCGCAACGCCGCGCTCAACGGCTACGACGACCGTGTCCGGTTCGTCCAGGGGGCGCTCGGTGCCGACCCCGGCGAGCCAGTGGCCTTCGAGGCCGAGAGCGACCAGCGGGTCCGCGACGTCCCCCAGCACGACCTGGCCTCCCTGCTGGCCGAAACCGGCCTGGACCGGGTCGACCTCGTCCTGGCCGACGTCCAGGGGGCCGAGACGGTCCTGCTCGCCCGCGCCCGCGGCGACCTCGAAGCCGGGCGCGTGCGGTTCCTGGTCGTCTCCACCCACCACCACACCATCTCCGGCGACCCGCTCACCCACCAGAACGCCCTCCGGCTGCTGCTCGACGCCGGCGCGCACGTCATCGCCGAGCACACCGTCGGCGAATCCGTCAGCGGCGACGGCCTCATCGCGGTGTCCTTCGACCCGCGTGACAAGGACTTCACCGTCCCGGTCACCCACGCCCGCTACCGCGACTCCCTGGGCGGCGAACTCGAGTACGACCTCGCGGCCGCGATGGCAGCGCGCGCCGAAGCGGAGGAGTCCGCCGGGACGGCCACCCGCCACGCCGGCCGTCTCGGCGATGAGATCGGGCACCTCCGAGCCGAGCTGGCCCGCACGGCAGCGGAGCGCGACCAGTACCAGGCGGAACTCGAGGCCGTCTTCGCCACCAAGCTCTGGCGCTGGGCCAGGAAGCCCCGGGAGATCTACGGGCGCCTGACCCACCGGCACTGA